In one Bdellovibrionota bacterium genomic region, the following are encoded:
- a CDS encoding site-specific DNA-methyltransferase, protein MKKRKARPHPGGRIKSQLRAAEAPAPYHREPVSNALDQYIPADLLQLGDTQTGIPKAAKDPKIMARIGSIVAKIPTRHVFFSRDARSITSTDVGNVHLVLTSPPYWTLKEYRSVPGQLGHVEDYEQFLDQLDRVWRASFDALVPGGRVICVVGDVCLSRRKNNGRHSVVPLHSSIQERARKIGFDNLAPIIWHKIANAVFEVSRGGGFLGKPYEPNAVIKNDIEFILMLRKPGGYRTPTAAERVLSVISDENHRKWFQQIWTGVTGASTRDHPAPYPFELAERLVRMFSFVGDTILDPFMGTGTTNIAAARWGRNSIGFEIDPHYLKYAETRFHAETETLFSSSSLMVVRGTNEYREKAERGHQDVLDDAVSAG, encoded by the coding sequence TTGAAAAAGAGGAAGGCCAGACCACATCCCGGAGGGAGGATTAAGTCGCAACTGCGCGCTGCCGAGGCGCCGGCACCGTATCACCGAGAGCCGGTCTCGAACGCTCTCGATCAATATATTCCCGCCGATCTCCTCCAATTGGGCGATACACAAACCGGCATCCCGAAGGCGGCAAAAGACCCCAAAATCATGGCGCGAATCGGGTCGATTGTTGCGAAGATCCCGACCCGGCACGTGTTCTTTTCCCGCGACGCCCGAAGCATCACATCCACGGATGTCGGGAACGTCCATTTGGTCCTCACGTCGCCGCCCTATTGGACGCTCAAGGAGTACCGATCCGTTCCCGGACAGCTCGGCCACGTGGAAGATTATGAGCAGTTTCTCGACCAGCTCGATCGCGTTTGGCGGGCATCTTTTGATGCACTCGTTCCCGGCGGCCGCGTCATTTGTGTTGTGGGCGATGTCTGCCTTTCACGGCGCAAGAACAACGGCCGGCACTCCGTCGTGCCGCTTCATTCCTCCATTCAGGAGCGGGCGAGAAAGATCGGTTTCGATAACCTGGCCCCCATCATCTGGCACAAGATCGCGAACGCCGTGTTCGAAGTCAGTCGGGGCGGTGGATTCTTGGGTAAGCCGTATGAGCCGAATGCAGTTATCAAGAACGACATTGAATTCATTCTGATGCTTCGAAAACCGGGGGGTTACAGAACTCCCACCGCGGCAGAACGCGTTCTCAGCGTGATATCGGACGAAAATCACAGGAAATGGTTTCAGCAGATCTGGACGGGCGTAACCGGGGCGAGCACGCGGGACCATCCGGCGCCTTACCCGTTCGAGCTGGCGGAACGCCTGGTGCGGATGTTCAGTTTCGTCGGAGACACGATTCTGGATCCCTTTATGGGTACGGGAACGACGAATATCGCGGCGGCTCGATGGGGGCGGAACAGCATCGGCTTCGAAATTGATCCTCATTATCTCAAATACGCGGAGACGCGATTTCACGCCGAGACGGAAACGCTCTTCAGTTCAAGTTCACTCATGGTTGTTCGGGGCACAAATGAATATCGAGAAAAAGCTGAGCGCGGCCATCAAGACGTTTTGGACGACGCGGTCTCGGCAGGCTAA
- a CDS encoding PaeR7I family type II restriction endonuclease: MNIEKKLSAAIKTFWTTRSRQAKAQGSKTGRKDSGARAAVTGGAQMDGFVNLVRALIVEAGIPDPSVFCRKAAKLPGYFRPHKEWDLVVVVKDRLLASIEFKSHIGSFGNNFNNRTEEALGNALDVRTAYREGVFAPSSDPWLGYLMLLEDSPRSTTQKRQRTRHFSVMEEFRHVSFADRYELLLKKLVRERLYDSACLVMSSQKEGKRGEYREPNEELAFKNFAASLIGKITGFVKTSDQSKLLSP, from the coding sequence ATGAATATCGAGAAAAAGCTGAGCGCGGCCATCAAGACGTTTTGGACGACGCGGTCTCGGCAGGCTAAGGCCCAGGGTTCCAAGACGGGCCGGAAGGATTCCGGCGCCCGGGCGGCCGTGACCGGCGGGGCGCAGATGGATGGGTTTGTGAACCTCGTTCGCGCGTTGATTGTGGAGGCGGGGATACCCGATCCATCGGTATTTTGCCGGAAGGCGGCAAAGCTCCCCGGATATTTTCGGCCGCATAAGGAATGGGATCTCGTGGTTGTGGTGAAGGATCGGCTCCTGGCTTCCATCGAATTCAAGTCGCACATCGGGTCATTCGGGAACAATTTCAATAATCGAACGGAGGAGGCCCTTGGAAATGCTCTCGATGTGCGGACGGCGTACAGGGAGGGTGTCTTCGCGCCGTCGTCGGATCCGTGGCTTGGGTATTTGATGCTTCTCGAAGATTCTCCGCGTTCGACAACTCAGAAGCGTCAGAGAACGCGGCATTTCAGCGTAATGGAAGAGTTTCGACATGTTTCTTTTGCGGATCGGTATGAACTTCTGCTGAAGAAACTCGTTCGAGAACGGCTCTATGATTCCGCGTGCCTCGTCATGTCCAGCCAAAAAGAAGGGAAGAGGGGCGAGTACCGAGAGCCGAATGAAGAGCTTGCTTTCAAGAATTTTGCGGCCTCGTTGATCGGGAAAATCACTGGCTTTGTCAAAACAAGTGACCAAAGCAAGTTGCTATCGCCATGA